The Solicola gregarius DNA window AGCCGGCCGACGGTCGCCCGGTGACGATGCCGACGCAGGACATGATCATCGGCATCTTCTTCCTCACGTTCGCGCGTGAGGACCAGCCGGGTGAGGGCCGCGCATTCGGCTCGATCGCCGAGGCGATCATGGCGTTCGACCACAAGGAGATCAGCCTCCAGTCGCCGATCAAGCTCCGCTTCCGCGACGGCGAGACGCGCGAGACGACCCTCGGCCGGGCGCTGTTCAACGAGGCGCTGCCGGAGGACTACCCGTACGTCGACTACGAGGTCGGCAAGAAGCAGCTCGGCGTGATCGTCAACGACCTCGCGGAGCGGTACTCCAAGGTCGACGTCGCGAACGCGCTCGACAACCTCAAGGACACCGGGTTCCACTGGGCCACCCGCTCCGGTGTGACCATCTCCATCGAGGACGTCGTCACGCCGCCGCGCAAGCAGGAGATCCTCGCGACGTACGAGGACCAGGCCGTGAAGGTGCAGAAGCAGTTCGGCCGCGGCCTGATCACCGATGACGAGCGCCGCCAGGAGCTCATCGAGATCTGGACGCAGGCGACCAACGAGGTCGCCGCCGAGATGGAGGGCACCTTCGACAAGGAGAACCCCATCTACATGATGGTGCACTCCGGAGCCCGCGGAAACATGATGCAGGTACGCCAGATCGCCGCCATGCGTGGACTCGTCGCCAACCCGAAGGGCGAGATCATCCCGCGGCCGATCAAGGCGAACTTCCGCGAGGGCCTGTCGGTCGTCGAGTACTTCATCGCGACCCACGGCGCCCGCAAGGGTCTCGCGGACACCGCGCTGCGTACCGCCGACTCGGGCTACCTGACCCGTCGACTCGTCGACGTCAGCCAGGACGTCATCATCCGCGAGGACGACTGCGGTACCGAGCGGGGCCTGCCGAAGGTCATCGGTCAGCGCCTCGACGACGGCCGCGTCATCGCGACCGAGAACGTCGAGACGTCGGTGTACTCGCGTACCGCCGCGACCGACATCGCCCACTCCGAGACCGGCGAGGTGCTGGTCAAGGCCGGTGGCGACATCGGTGACGTGCAGATCGCCGAGCTGGTCGACGCCGGTGTGGATCAGATCAAGGTCCGCTCCGTGCTGACCTGCGAGGCACGTACCGGAACGTGTGCCAAGTGCTACGGCCGCTCGCTGGCGACCGGCAAGCTCGTCGACCTCGGTGAGGCCGTCGGCATCGTCGCCGCCCAGTCGATCGGCGAGCCGGGTACGCAGTTGACCATGCGTACCTTCCACACCGGCGGCGTCGCCGGTGACGACATCACGCACGGTCTGCCGCGCGTCGTCGAGCTGTTCGAGGCCCGCCAGCCCAAGGGCCGCGCGCCGATCACCGAGTCGGCCGGGCGGATCGAGATCGACGAGACCGACAAGGGTCGCAAGATCCTGGTCACGCCCGACGACGGCACGGATGTCCAGGAGTACCCGGTCACCAAGCGTGCCCGGCTCCTGGTCGGCGACGGCGACCATGTCGAGGTGGGCCAGCAGCTCACGCACGGTACGCCCGACCCGCAGGAGGTTCTGCGGATCCTCGGCGTACGCAAGGCGCAGGAGCACCTCGTGGACGAGGTCCAGGAGGTCTACCGCAGCCAGGGCGTGTCGATCCACGACAAGCACATCGAGATCATCGTCCGGCAGATGCTGCGCCGGGTCACGGTCATCGAGCAGGGCGACACGAACCTGCTGCCCGGGGACCTGCACGACCGGGTGCGCTTCGAGGAGGAGAACCGTCGGGTCGTATCCGAGAGCGGTTCGCCCGCGTCGGGCCGTCCGGTGCTGATGGGCATCACGAAGGCGTCGCTCGCGACCGACTCGTGGCTGTCCGCGGCGTCGTTCCAGGAGACGACTCGGGTGCTCACCGATGCGGCGATCCACGGCAAGTCCGACTCGCTGCGCGGTCTGAAGGAGAACGTCATCATCGGCAAGCTGATCCCGGCGGGCACCGGCCTCGAGCGGTACCGCAACATCCGGGTCGAGCCGACCGAGGAGGCGCGCGCCGCGGCGTACTCCGTCAGCGGTTACGAGTCGTACGACTACGACTTCGGTCAGAGCACCGGGCAGTCCGTCGCTCTGGACGACTTCGACTTCGGTTCGTACCAGAACTGACACGCTGTCCGCGTAAGTGGCGGCCGCTCCCGTGAGGGGGTGGCCGCCACTTCGCATGCCGCCGATGCGTCAATCCCGCGCGCGGAATCGGGCGGGGTAAGGTCCGCGCGGCGGTCTAGTCGAGCACCGTGAACACCATCGTCCGCGTGAACTCTCGCCCGTACGCGTCCGTCGCCGTCACCTCGGCACGGTGCGTACCCTCATCGAGCGTCGTGGACAGCTCGAGCCGCCACAGGTGCATGGTCCGGTCGGCGACGCTGCCGCCGTTGACGAGTTGCTGGGCGACCGCGTGCGGGTCCGACCACTGCGGACCGACCCGCTGGTCCTCGCCCTGCATCGGTTGCGTACGCACGGCCTCGTCCGCGGGCTCTCCGTCGATGCTCACCTCGACCGTCGAGCCGGTCGAGCCCATCCAGAAGTTCGTCGTCAACCAGCTGCCTTCCTGCAGGTCGGCGCGGGTGATGCGGCGCAGGTCGCCGAGCTCGGGTGCCTCGCCCTGCTTGTCGTCGTTCCACTTGCTCCGCGCGACGTACCACTTGCGGTACGTCGGCGAGTTGACGCTCAGTTGCAGCTGGTAGTCGTCCTCCTTGCCGGTGACGGTGTAGCGCTCCTCGAACGAGCTGCCGTCGACGTCGAGCGTCAGGATTCCCGGCCGCCCGCCGTCGCGGCCGACCGATACCGGGTAGCCCTCGGGCGTCAGCTCGCCGGAGTACCAGTCGCCCGCGATCGCGCCGGCGACGATGTGCGGGAACGGCAGGCCGTCGATGCCGAAGATGTCCTTCCAGCCCTTGACCAGGTCGCCCGTCACCATGTTCTCGATCGAATGCGTGTGCCCCGCCACCGCGACGGCCTCGCGGCCCTCGAGCAGGTCGTAAACCTTGCGTAACTGGTCGGTCTGATGGATCGGGCTGCCCTCGTCGGCGAACGTCAGCAGCGGGATGTGGCTCGCCACGACGACGAGCTTGTCGTTCGGCACAGTCGCGAGGTCGCGCTCCAGCCAGGCGAGCTGCTCCTTGCCGAGCCGGCCGTTGTACGCGGGGTCGCTCTTCGGGTTCTCGCACTCGGGATGGTTGCCGTCGCCGTTGTCGACGTCGGGCGTGCACGGGTAGCGAACGGTGTTGAGCGCCACCACGTGTGCGTCGCCTACGTCGTACGAGAAGTACGTCGGGGCGAGCTGCTCGCGGAAGGTGTCGAAGGAGTGGTCGGCCGTCGGCGAGTCGTAATCGAGGTCGTGGTTGCCGGGCAGGAACCGCACCGGCCCGTTGAGGTGCTCGACGAGCCCGCGTACGTCCGGGTAGAGCGAGAGGTCGTCGCCAACGACGTCGCCGATGAACAGCGAACCGCATCCGGCGTAGTCGGTGCGGTTCGACAGGTCGGTGATGGCGCCGTCGCGCGCGTACCCGATCTCGGTCTTGTCGTACGGCTGCAGGTCGCCGGCGATGACGCAGCTCTGCTCGGCCGCGGCGGTGTCTTCGCTCGGCGTGAGCGGGAAGTTGACGGCGCCCGGCAGCGGGCCGGTGGGCTTGATCCCGCCGTACTTCAGTTTCGGAGAGCCCTCGGGGAGATGCGTGTAGTGGAACTGTGCGACGTTCGACTCGTCGACCGGCACCTGGTACCCGGCCGGCTGAGTGATGAACACGGTCATGTTGTCGTACGCGGGTAGTTCGTATCGTCCCTGCCGGTCGGTGGTGACGACGTCACGGCCGTTCGACACGGTGACACCGGCGAGGCCGCGCTCGGGGGAGTCGCTGCTGCTGTCGTGGTCGCGGTCGACGAAGACGCGGCCGGAGAGGGTGTTGTCGTTCGAGGCTGCGCCGGGCTGGCGTACGACCTCGACGTGGCCGCGGTACGCGCTGGCGTCCCAGGTCTCGGGGGCGGCAGCGTGCGCGGTCGGCGAGGACGACGGGCCGGCGGTGGAGAGGGCGGCGACAGCGATGGCGCCGGATGCGATGAGTGCGAGGCTGGTTCGACTTCGGTGCGGAGCGGACATGTTCGGGTGACCTCCCGGTTGCGAAGTGCCGCGGCCGGGTTTCGGCCGCTACGCAGGTGATTCCCGGGAGGGCTGAACGTGCGG harbors:
- a CDS encoding DNA-directed RNA polymerase subunit beta'; the encoded protein is MQDVNFFDQLQIGLATAEDIRTWSHGEVKKPETINYRTLKPERDGLFCEKIFGPTRDWECYCGKYKRVRFKGIICERCGVEVTRSKVRRERMGHIELAAPVTHIWYFKGVPSRLGYLLDLAPKDLEKVIYFAAYMITQVDEDARHRDLSSLEAKIDVERKGMESKRDNDIEQRMAKLEEDLAALEAEGAKADQRRKVKDAAEREAKQIRDRAQREIDRLDEVWDRFKNLKVQDLEGDEILYREMTYRFGKYFEGYMGAAAIQKRLETFDLNAEADSLRETINTGKGQRKTRALKRLKVVSAFLANNNDPKGMVLDAVPVIPPELRPMVQLDGGRFATSDLNDLYRRVINRNNRLKRLLDLGAPEIIVNNEKRMLQEAVDSLFDNGRRGRPVTGPGNRPLKSISDMLKGKQGRFRQNLLGKRVDYSGRSVIVVGPQLKLHQCGLPKQMAIELFKPFVMKRLVDLNHAQNIKSAKRMVERGVRAEVWDVLEEVIAEHPVLLNRAPTLHRLGIQAFEPQLIEGKAIQIHPLVCSAFNADFDGDQMAVHLPLSAEAQAEARILMLSTNNILKPADGRPVTMPTQDMIIGIFFLTFAREDQPGEGRAFGSIAEAIMAFDHKEISLQSPIKLRFRDGETRETTLGRALFNEALPEDYPYVDYEVGKKQLGVIVNDLAERYSKVDVANALDNLKDTGFHWATRSGVTISIEDVVTPPRKQEILATYEDQAVKVQKQFGRGLITDDERRQELIEIWTQATNEVAAEMEGTFDKENPIYMMVHSGARGNMMQVRQIAAMRGLVANPKGEIIPRPIKANFREGLSVVEYFIATHGARKGLADTALRTADSGYLTRRLVDVSQDVIIREDDCGTERGLPKVIGQRLDDGRVIATENVETSVYSRTAATDIAHSETGEVLVKAGGDIGDVQIAELVDAGVDQIKVRSVLTCEARTGTCAKCYGRSLATGKLVDLGEAVGIVAAQSIGEPGTQLTMRTFHTGGVAGDDITHGLPRVVELFEARQPKGRAPITESAGRIEIDETDKGRKILVTPDDGTDVQEYPVTKRARLLVGDGDHVEVGQQLTHGTPDPQEVLRILGVRKAQEHLVDEVQEVYRSQGVSIHDKHIEIIVRQMLRRVTVIEQGDTNLLPGDLHDRVRFEEENRRVVSESGSPASGRPVLMGITKASLATDSWLSAASFQETTRVLTDAAIHGKSDSLRGLKENVIIGKLIPAGTGLERYRNIRVEPTEEARAAAYSVSGYESYDYDFGQSTGQSVALDDFDFGSYQN
- a CDS encoding calcineurin-like phosphoesterase family protein, yielding MSAPHRSRTSLALIASGAIAVAALSTAGPSSSPTAHAAAPETWDASAYRGHVEVVRQPGAASNDNTLSGRVFVDRDHDSSSDSPERGLAGVTVSNGRDVVTTDRQGRYELPAYDNMTVFITQPAGYQVPVDESNVAQFHYTHLPEGSPKLKYGGIKPTGPLPGAVNFPLTPSEDTAAAEQSCVIAGDLQPYDKTEIGYARDGAITDLSNRTDYAGCGSLFIGDVVGDDLSLYPDVRGLVEHLNGPVRFLPGNHDLDYDSPTADHSFDTFREQLAPTYFSYDVGDAHVVALNTVRYPCTPDVDNGDGNHPECENPKSDPAYNGRLGKEQLAWLERDLATVPNDKLVVVASHIPLLTFADEGSPIHQTDQLRKVYDLLEGREAVAVAGHTHSIENMVTGDLVKGWKDIFGIDGLPFPHIVAGAIAGDWYSGELTPEGYPVSVGRDGGRPGILTLDVDGSSFEERYTVTGKEDDYQLQLSVNSPTYRKWYVARSKWNDDKQGEAPELGDLRRITRADLQEGSWLTTNFWMGSTGSTVEVSIDGEPADEAVRTQPMQGEDQRVGPQWSDPHAVAQQLVNGGSVADRTMHLWRLELSTTLDEGTHRAEVTATDAYGREFTRTMVFTVLD